The following are encoded together in the Mesoplodon densirostris isolate mMesDen1 chromosome 2, mMesDen1 primary haplotype, whole genome shotgun sequence genome:
- the LOC132482438 gene encoding LOW QUALITY PROTEIN: late cornified envelope protein 7A-like (The sequence of the model RefSeq protein was modified relative to this genomic sequence to represent the inferred CDS: inserted 2 bases in 1 codon; deleted 1 base in 1 codon), with protein MSCQQNQXPAKCLPKYPPKHPPKASEALAPCPPLPAPAPFCCVPSCCISGFGSCCSLVSHRFPSVYLCQPQPSNCCEVELSGCSSCCHGFGATADLQPWRSKRATTKDQSGVDVTSHSL; from the exons ATGTCCTGCCAACAAAACCA CCCTGCCAAGTGCCTCCCCAAATATCCACCTAAGCACCCACCAAAGGCTTCTGAGGCCCTGGCTCCCTGCCCCCCT CTGCCTGCTCCTGCCCCcttctgctgtgtccccagctgcTGTATTTCTGGCTTTGGAAGCTGCTGCTCTCTGGTGTCCCACCGGTTTCCAAGTGTCTACCTATGCCAGCCTCAGCCTTCCAACTGCTGTGAGGTGGAGCTCTCTGGATGTTCCAGTTGCTGCCATGGTTTTGGGGCTACAGCTGATCTGCAACCTTGGAGGAGCAAAAGAGCCACAACCAAAGACCAGTCTGGAGTTGATGTCActtctcactctctt